A stretch of Paenibacillus peoriae DNA encodes these proteins:
- a CDS encoding manganese catalase family protein has protein sequence MFRHQKELQFEVKVERPDPLFARQVQEVLGGQFGEMTVMMQYLFQGFNCRGDEKYKDMLMDIGTEEVGHVEMLCALISQLLDGAKPEDQEQAAKDPVTAAIMGGINPQHLLVSGLGGLPTNSNGVPWNGSYIVASGNLLADMRSNLHAESQGRLQVARLYHMTQDESVRATLRKMLARDRYHQYQWMAAIQELEEKNGVVVPASFPPEAEQESQPEAYEFWNLSEGEESSEGLWATGSAPDGTGSYVYISKPVAKGQIYNAKIPATELHHDLDHKTSDK, from the coding sequence GGGAGGGCAATTTGGAGAAATGACCGTGATGATGCAATATTTATTTCAAGGGTTTAACTGTCGCGGTGATGAAAAATATAAAGATATGCTGATGGATATTGGAACTGAAGAAGTAGGGCATGTGGAGATGCTGTGTGCTTTAATTAGTCAACTACTTGATGGAGCTAAACCAGAAGATCAAGAACAAGCTGCAAAAGACCCTGTTACAGCTGCCATAATGGGGGGAATTAACCCACAGCACTTGCTGGTCAGCGGTCTAGGCGGATTGCCTACTAATTCAAATGGAGTTCCATGGAACGGCTCTTATATCGTCGCAAGTGGCAACCTTTTGGCAGATATGCGATCCAATTTGCACGCAGAGAGTCAGGGTCGATTGCAGGTAGCAAGGCTATATCATATGACACAAGATGAAAGCGTCAGAGCTACACTACGGAAAATGCTAGCGCGTGACCGCTATCACCAGTATCAGTGGATGGCGGCAATCCAAGAATTAGAAGAGAAAAACGGTGTTGTGGTTCCGGCTTCTTTTCCCCCTGAGGCAGAACAAGAGTCTCAGCCTGAAGCTTATGAGTTTTGGAATTTGTCTGAGGGCGAAGAATCTAGTGAAGGTTTGTGGGCAACAGGGAGTGCGCCGGATGGAACCGGGAGCTATGTATACATCTCAAAACCAGTTGCCAAAGGACAAATCTATAATGCCAAAATACCAGCAACCGAGTTACATCATGACTTAGACCATAAAACTTCAGATAAATAA